The following coding sequences are from one Seonamhaeicola sp. ML3 window:
- a CDS encoding acetyl-CoA C-acyltransferase, producing the protein MNREVVIVSAVRTPIGSFLGALSKVPAPQLGAIAIKGALEKINLKGEMVEEVLMGNVLQAGTGQAPARQAAIHAGIPDSVPCTTVNKVCASGMKAVILAAQSIALGDNNIVVAGGMENMSLTPHYISTRMGTKFGPTSIIDGIQKDGLIDSYDGNLMGVCADSCASEYNFSREDQDTFAIQSYKRSSKAWKEGKFENEVVPVEVPQRRGEPLIVNEDEEFKSVNIDKIPQLRPAFTKDGTVTAANASTINDGAAAVVLMSKEKANELGIKPLAIIKSYADAAQQPEWFTTAPAKALPLALSKAQINLEDVDFFELNEAFSVVGLANMKILGLNDSKVNVNGGAVSLGHPLGCSGTRIIVTLLSILKQRDAKIGAAAICNGGGGASAIVLERI; encoded by the coding sequence ATGAATAGAGAAGTAGTCATTGTATCTGCTGTGAGAACGCCAATTGGCAGCTTTCTGGGTGCCTTATCAAAAGTTCCTGCTCCTCAATTAGGTGCCATTGCCATAAAAGGGGCCTTGGAAAAGATAAACCTAAAAGGAGAAATGGTAGAGGAAGTTTTAATGGGCAACGTGCTACAAGCTGGCACAGGGCAAGCCCCAGCAAGACAAGCGGCTATTCATGCCGGGATTCCTGATAGCGTACCCTGTACTACCGTAAATAAGGTCTGTGCCTCTGGAATGAAAGCAGTAATATTGGCAGCTCAAAGTATTGCACTTGGAGATAACAATATTGTAGTTGCTGGTGGTATGGAAAACATGAGCTTGACCCCACACTACATTTCTACAAGAATGGGAACAAAATTTGGTCCTACCAGCATAATAGATGGCATACAAAAAGATGGTTTAATCGATTCTTATGATGGAAACCTTATGGGAGTTTGTGCCGATTCTTGTGCTTCGGAGTATAATTTTTCCAGAGAGGATCAAGATACTTTCGCCATACAATCATATAAGCGTTCATCTAAGGCATGGAAAGAAGGCAAATTTGAAAATGAAGTAGTCCCAGTAGAGGTACCTCAACGACGGGGAGAACCCTTAATAGTTAATGAAGATGAAGAATTCAAAAGTGTTAACATCGACAAAATTCCCCAATTAAGACCTGCTTTTACTAAAGACGGTACCGTTACAGCTGCAAATGCATCAACGATTAATGATGGTGCTGCAGCAGTAGTTTTAATGAGTAAAGAAAAAGCTAACGAACTAGGAATAAAACCTCTAGCCATTATAAAAAGTTATGCCGATGCTGCGCAACAACCAGAATGGTTTACCACAGCTCCTGCTAAAGCATTACCACTAGCCTTAAGTAAAGCACAGATCAATTTAGAAGATGTGGATTTTTTCGAGTTAAACGAAGCTTTTTCGGTTGTTGGACTAGCAAATATGAAGATTCTAGGTTTAAATGACTCTAAAGTAAATGTAAACGGAGGTGCAGTGTCTTTAGGCCACCCACTTGGGTGTTCAGGAACTAGAATCATCGTTACGCTATTAAGCATACTAAAACAGCGTGACGCCAAGATTGGAGCAGCAGCCATTTGCAATGGTGGCGGAGGAGCTTCTGCAATTGTTTTAGAAAGAATTTAA
- a CDS encoding C40 family peptidase, with protein MQYGICSLSIVPLRGEPANTSELVTQVLYGDHFKVLEQRKNWSKVRLAFDKYEGWIDNKQYQEISQDQYKALDKDTPRLSNDLVEFVQNSRGQLHPILLGSSLNALSILKHSYDGNIIDGKTDKKNIIKTAFLYLGTPYLWGGKTPFGIDCSGFTQMVYKLNGYKLLRDASQQATQGEALSFIEESEPGDLAFFDNSEGIITHVGLIMKDNYIIHAHGEVRIDRLDHSGIYNVDKKIHTHKLRVIKKVI; from the coding sequence ATGCAGTACGGAATTTGTAGTTTAAGTATAGTGCCCCTTAGGGGCGAACCTGCCAATACTAGCGAACTCGTTACCCAAGTACTTTATGGTGACCATTTTAAAGTTTTAGAACAACGTAAAAATTGGAGTAAAGTTAGATTGGCTTTCGATAAATATGAAGGTTGGATTGACAATAAACAGTATCAGGAGATTTCCCAAGATCAATATAAAGCACTTGATAAAGACACCCCTAGGCTCTCTAACGATTTGGTAGAGTTTGTCCAAAATTCCAGGGGTCAATTACACCCAATATTATTAGGTTCATCCCTAAATGCATTATCTATATTAAAACACTCTTATGATGGCAATATTATTGACGGAAAAACAGATAAAAAAAACATAATAAAAACAGCTTTCTTGTATTTAGGAACACCTTATTTGTGGGGAGGTAAAACCCCATTCGGGATAGATTGTTCTGGTTTTACACAAATGGTCTACAAACTCAATGGATATAAACTACTAAGAGATGCATCTCAACAAGCCACACAAGGCGAGGCCTTAAGCTTCATAGAGGAAAGTGAACCTGGTGATCTTGCATTTTTCGATAATAGCGAGGGTATAATAACCCATGTCGGCTTAATTATGAAAGACAACTATATCATACATGCTCATGGCGAGGTAAGAATAGATAGGTTAGATCATTCAGGAATATATAATGTCGATAAGAAGATACACACCCATAAGTTAAGAGTCATCAAAAAGGTTATATAA
- a CDS encoding tetratricopeptide repeat protein: MKKQIFIALTFAICSFSFAQKKELKAAEKAIKGANFSEAKTALTQAEAFMDAMDDKSKEKYHYLKAQAFYSGGKGKLKDYKVALASLKKVKSTYKEEKKKLKQEISNSLLTEGNKAYEAKDYSKASKYFENAYNVTKKDTLFLYYAAATAVSVQEYDRALGIYEQLKALGFTGKATQYYAVNNETGQEDLFTNKQMRDLSVKTKTHKDPSEKLSESKKPEIVKNIALIYVSQGDNEKAIEAMKDARAESPDDVNLLLSEANVHFKMGNTEKFKALLEEATAMAPDNAELQYNLGVIAADSDEKEKAKQYYERAIEIKPDYINAYINLSALILSKEGAIIEEMNGLGTSAADDKRYEELREQRQGIYRDAIPYLSKALEIDAKSLNAAKTLMNIYSILGETDKYKAMKAKVEELESAN, from the coding sequence ATGAAGAAACAAATTTTTATAGCTTTAACATTTGCAATTTGCAGTTTTTCTTTTGCTCAAAAAAAAGAGTTAAAAGCTGCAGAAAAAGCTATTAAAGGAGCCAATTTTTCCGAAGCAAAGACCGCATTAACACAAGCCGAAGCTTTTATGGATGCAATGGATGATAAGTCTAAAGAGAAATATCATTATTTGAAAGCTCAAGCGTTTTATTCTGGAGGAAAGGGTAAGCTAAAAGATTATAAAGTAGCCCTTGCGAGTTTAAAAAAGGTAAAAAGCACTTATAAAGAAGAAAAAAAGAAATTAAAACAGGAAATCTCAAATAGTCTTTTAACAGAGGGTAATAAAGCCTATGAAGCTAAAGATTATTCCAAAGCTTCGAAGTACTTTGAAAATGCTTACAATGTTACTAAAAAAGATACACTATTCCTTTATTACGCAGCAGCAACTGCTGTTAGCGTTCAAGAATATGACCGTGCATTGGGTATTTATGAGCAACTTAAAGCCTTAGGTTTTACCGGTAAAGCTACTCAGTATTATGCTGTTAACAATGAAACGGGACAAGAAGACCTTTTTACCAATAAACAAATGCGTGATCTTTCTGTAAAGACAAAAACACATAAAGATCCCTCAGAAAAACTTTCAGAATCCAAAAAACCTGAGATTGTTAAGAATATAGCGCTTATTTATGTTAGCCAAGGTGATAATGAAAAGGCTATTGAGGCTATGAAGGATGCCAGGGCAGAAAGTCCAGATGATGTAAATTTATTGTTGTCTGAGGCTAATGTTCATTTTAAAATGGGTAACACCGAAAAGTTTAAGGCCCTTTTGGAAGAGGCAACCGCTATGGCTCCAGATAATGCTGAGTTACAGTACAATCTTGGTGTTATTGCTGCCGATTCTGATGAAAAGGAAAAGGCCAAGCAATACTACGAAAGAGCTATAGAGATAAAGCCTGATTACATCAATGCTTATATTAATTTATCTGCATTAATTCTTTCTAAAGAGGGTGCAATTATCGAAGAAATGAATGGTCTTGGTACTTCGGCTGCTGATGATAAGCGTTACGAAGAGTTAAGAGAACAAAGACAGGGTATTTATAGAGACGCTATTCCTTATCTATCAAAAGCACTAGAAATTGATGCTAAGAGTTTGAATGCTGCTAAAACACTCATGAATATATACAGTATTTTGGGTGAGACCGATAAATACAAAGCAATGAAAGCTAAAGTTGAAGAGTTAGAGTCGGCTAACTAA